The following DNA comes from Candidatus Thermoplasmatota archaeon.
GATGGTCCTGCAAAAGTTAAACGAAATCAGGATATTAATTATGTACTTAACGCAGTGGATCCAGATGGAGACGATGTTTCATACTATGTTGACTGGGGTGATGGAACATCAACTGGTTGGACAACACCATCTGCATCAGGTGACAATGTAACAGTAACTCATAAATGGACGAAAAAAGGAACATACCAAGTTAAAGCAAAAGCAAAGGATATCTATGGTTCTGAAAGTGGCTGGACTACAATATCTGTGTCTGTACCAAGGGTTATCTCAGTTAATGTTTTATTGCATAGGATCTTGGAACGATTCCCACATGCGTTTCCGATACTAAGAAAAATAATAGCAGCATAAAAAAACAAAATCTAACCCTTTTTTTCTTTTTTTATTTTTGTTTGAATGGTGATATCATATTTTTCTTTTGATAAAGAAACATAGTGTTTGATTTTGTTAGTTCTTATGCCATATGTAAATAGGAAAATTGATTTGTTTGTTGGAAGTTTTTCATTTTTTTGATTTTATCACCAAATATTTATATGCCTATCTGACTTTAAAT
Coding sequences within:
- a CDS encoding PKD domain-containing protein, yielding DGPAKVKRNQDINYVLNAVDPDGDDVSYYVDWGDGTSTGWTTPSASGDNVTVTHKWTKKGTYQVKAKAKDIYGSESGWTTISVSVPRVISVNVLLHRILERFPHAFPILRKIIAA